In Felis catus isolate Fca126 chromosome A2, F.catus_Fca126_mat1.0, whole genome shotgun sequence, the following proteins share a genomic window:
- the ZNF501 gene encoding zinc finger protein 501 isoform X2, with protein MSNKSASLAGHQPLILLVSLQWEGAWCGGFAGCFRSGGSRVGLKPGSEPGRKQREEAAPAFLERRPQWFRPARAADVTPARRPGCLGASRRRVSRRVAGGAADGTGGVESAVSGCGDLVAAPLSEPGPAPRSASSRRAGTFGAGVGHRQRGPACPEEGKEKAVPEAWSGSRETRVPFISALPQEKVPGDKPVSLVFLTAYLWVIVICIYY; from the exons ATGAGTAATAAGAGCGCCTCGTTGGCCGGCCACCAGCCTCTCATCCTTCTGGTGTCCTTACAGTGGGAGGGAGCCTGGTGCGGTGGGTTTGCGGGCTGTTTCCGCAGCGGCGGCTCCCGAGTCGGGCTGAAGCCTGGCTCTGAGCCGGGGAGGAAGCAGCGAGAGGAAGCCGCTCCCGCCTTCCTAGAGAGGAGACCGCAGTGGTTCCGACCGGCGCGGGCTGCTGACGTCACGCCCGCCCGGCGTCCAGGCTGCCTGGGAGCGTCCCGACGCCGAGTGTCCAGACGTGTGGCGGGCGGTGCCGCGGACGGCACCGGGGGAGTTGAGTCGGCCGTGTCGGGCTGCGGTGATCTCGTCGCGGCCCCACTCTCCGAGCCGGGGCCGGCCCCCCGCAGCGCCTCTTCCCGGCGCGCGGGAACCTTTGGAGCGGGGGTCGGGCACCGCCAGCGGGGGCCAGCTTGCCctgaagagggaaaggagaaggctGTTCCAGAGGCCTGGTCTGGGAGTCGGGAGACCCGGGTTCCATTT ATTTCTGCCCTCCCTCAAGAGAAGGTTCCAGGAGACAAACCAGTGTCGCTTGTGTTCCTAACAGCTTATCTCTGG GTTATTGTGATCTGTATATATTATTGA
- the ZNF502 gene encoding zinc finger protein 502: MLNMQGADEQELGREVCPDLMSKSVPEQDVSEIDSPGIVAKRLQDDAYQDSTFGEKYTCESMKENPSGEVPGPCLFKEGGFGGITFIHKEASPEMISQEYNFERSLLLTSSFVTHLRVSTQESLHQWETSSIHTNEISDQSKCPTLSTQKKPWECNECGKTFTQSSSLTQHQRTHTGERPYACEECGKAFSRSSFLVQHQRIHTGVKPYGCEQCGKTFRCRSFLTQHQRIHTGEKPYKCNECGNSFRNHSHLTEHQRIHTGEKPYKCNRCGKAFNQNTHLIHHQRIHTGEKPYLCNECGSSFRKHSNLTQHQRIHTGEKPHKCDECGKTFQTKANLSQHQRIHTGEKPYKCKECGKAFCQSPSLIKHQRIHTGEKPYKCKECGKAFTQSTPLTKHQRIHTGERPYKCSECGKAFIQSICLIRHQRSHTGEKPYKCNECGKGFNQNTCLTQHMRIHTGEKPYKCKECGKAFAHSSSLTEHHRTHTGEKLYKCSECEKTFRKYAHLSEHYRIHTGEKPYECIECGKFFRHSSVLFRHQKLHNGE; the protein is encoded by the exons ATGTTGAATATGCAAGGAGCTGACGAGCAAGAGCTCGGAAGAGAGGTTTGTCCAG ATTTGATGAGCAAGTCTGTTCCAGAGCAGGATGTCTCTGAAATTGATTCACCAGGGATAGTAGCAAAGAGATTACAAGACGATGCATACCAGGATTCTACATTTGGAGAAAAATACACATGTGAGAGCATGAAGGAAAACCCTTCTGGAGAGGTTCCTGGACCATGTCTTTTCAAAGAAGGAGGTTTTGGGGGAATAACTTTTATCCACAAGGAAGCATCTCCTGAAATGATTAGCCAAGAATATAATTTTGAGAGAAGCTTACTTTTGACTTCAAGCTTTGTTACACATCTCAGGGTTTCTACACAAGAGAGCCTACATCAGTGGGAGACAAGTAGCATACACACCAATGAGATTTCAGACCAGAGTAAATGTCCAACCCTCTCTACACAGAAAAAGCCTTGGGAATGTAACGAATGTGGAAAAACTTTTACTCAGAGCTCATCCCTTACCCAGCATCAGAGGACTCATACTGGAGAGAGGCCCTATGCGTGtgaggaatgtgggaaagcctttagtcGTAGCTCCTTCCTTGTTCAACATCAAAGAATTCACACTGGAGTAAAACCATATGGATGTGAGCAGTGTGGGAAAACATTTCGGTGTCGGTCGTTTCTTACTCAGCATCAGAgaatccatactggagagaaaccttacaaatgtaacGAATGTGGGAATTCCTTCCGCAACCATTCACATCTCACTGAACATCAGcgaattcacactggagagaaaccttacaaatgtaatcGATGTGGGAAGGCATTTAATCAGAACACACACCTCATTCATCATCAGAGGATTCACACTGGTGAGAAACCTTATTTATGCAATGAATGTGGCTCTTCTTTTCGTAAACACTCAAATCTTACACAAcaccagagaattcacactgggGAAAAACCCCATAAATGCGATGAATGTGGGAAAACTTTTCAAACAAAGGCAAACCTCTCTcagcatcagagaattcatactggagagaaaccctataaatgtaaggaatgtggcaaAGCCTTTTGTCAGAGCCCATCCCTTATTAAACACCAGcgaattcatactggagaaaagCCTTATAAGTGTAAGGAATGTGGCAAAGCGTTTACTCAGAGCACCCCACTCACtaaacatcagagaattcatacaggGGAGAGACCCTACAAATGCAGTGAATGTGGTAAAGCCTTCATTCAGAGCATTTGCCTCATTCGGCATCAGAGAAGTCACACTGGAGAAAAACCCTATAAGTGCAATGAATGTGGGAAGGGCTTTAATCAGAATACCTGCCTCACTCAGCATatgagaattcatactggagagaagccctataaatgtaaagaatgtgggaaagcctttgcTCATAGCTCATCTCTTACTGAACATCATAGAACACACACTGGTGAGAAGCTCTATAAATGTAGCGAGTGCGAGAAAACTTTCCGCAAGTATGCACACCTTAGTGAACATTACAGAATTCACACTGGTGAGAAGCCTTATGAATGCATTGAATGTGGAAAATTCTTCAGACATAGTTCAGTCCTTTTCAGACATCAGAAACTTCACAATGGTGAATAA
- the ZNF501 gene encoding zinc finger protein 501 isoform X3, producing MSNKSASLAGHQPLILLVSLQWEGAWCGGFAGCFRSGGSRVGLKPGSEPGRKQREEAAPAFLERRPQWFRPARAADVTPARRPGCLGASRRRVSRRVAGGAADGTGGVESAVSGCGDLVAAPLSEPGPAPRSASSRRAGTFGAGVGHRQRGPACPEEGKEKAVPEAWSGSRETRVPFISALPQEKVPGDKPVSLVFLTAYLWARRPSLM from the exons ATGAGTAATAAGAGCGCCTCGTTGGCCGGCCACCAGCCTCTCATCCTTCTGGTGTCCTTACAGTGGGAGGGAGCCTGGTGCGGTGGGTTTGCGGGCTGTTTCCGCAGCGGCGGCTCCCGAGTCGGGCTGAAGCCTGGCTCTGAGCCGGGGAGGAAGCAGCGAGAGGAAGCCGCTCCCGCCTTCCTAGAGAGGAGACCGCAGTGGTTCCGACCGGCGCGGGCTGCTGACGTCACGCCCGCCCGGCGTCCAGGCTGCCTGGGAGCGTCCCGACGCCGAGTGTCCAGACGTGTGGCGGGCGGTGCCGCGGACGGCACCGGGGGAGTTGAGTCGGCCGTGTCGGGCTGCGGTGATCTCGTCGCGGCCCCACTCTCCGAGCCGGGGCCGGCCCCCCGCAGCGCCTCTTCCCGGCGCGCGGGAACCTTTGGAGCGGGGGTCGGGCACCGCCAGCGGGGGCCAGCTTGCCctgaagagggaaaggagaaggctGTTCCAGAGGCCTGGTCTGGGAGTCGGGAGACCCGGGTTCCATTT ATTTCTGCCCTCCCTCAAGAGAAGGTTCCAGGAGACAAACCAGTGTCGCTTGTGTTCCTAACAGCTTATCTCTGG gcaagaAGACCAAGCCTGATGTAA